TGTCCAAAAGTGATGAGAGCCAAAATTCAAATCCCAATCTGCATTGGGTAGTCCTCCTGAGAGTCCAGTTTCACTGCCCTAGCAGCCCAAGACCAAGGCTCCACCCATAGCAAGTAACAAGGTATTTGCTCAGTGAACAAGTGAAGTGCTACTAGTGGGGGCACACCCATCCTAGGGCTCACGGCCATCACACTGCAAGCCACACATGACAGCTTTCCTTGGGGGAACACTGAGCAGATACACTATAGTTGACCAAAGGACAGGTACGGACCCAGCTTAGGTCTCCTGCACCTGGGGAGATGCAGGTGATGTGGCCAGGGTCTAGGGTGCTATGGAGATTCACACAGGTCACGTGAAGAGTTAGGTTCTGTGCTCTGGGCTTGAGTCACCAGCTCACTACGGTAGACTGATAACTCTCCTGCTGGTAGAACATGCATCTCTGGGATCCAAGGTAAAACACCAAATATCTAAAAATGGTCCTTGATGGCTTTTTAATACTCCTTCTAATTGCCCAAGTAAACAGAAACATTAGTTTCTACCAATTCAATTatttgtggaaaagaaaaaggcCTTCAACATCTTCTTCTATGGTATAATGCCTCTGGCTTCCACACACCCTCATGCCCTGATGTCTGGAACTGACCATCGCTGGGTGAGGGAGAAAGAACTGAAGCTTGGAGAGCCTCTGGGGCTGCACAAGACCTATGCATCAGGCCAAAGCCCTTCCTTTCCTTAAATTGTCTTTGGGAAGCTAGAGCTTATTAGAGGCCTTGTTGGGTGGCTCTCAGGTGGTATGTGGGAGGGTGGGCTGCCCTGGAATGGGTGCAGTGGTCCTCAGGAGCAAGGCTCTCACTGTAGAAGCTGAACCAGGACTCTCTGGGTCACCCTGCAAGGACTGGCTGGGATATTTGGGACTTTAGGATAGCAGCATCAAAGTTTCAGGGCTGGGCTGTTTTAGGTCCCCTCTCAAAGGAGAGGATTAGAGCCCAGTTCTCCTGTATAGCAGGGAGCCAGTCATCTGATGGCtcatggaaacagcccagatcTTACTTGGGTAGGGGACTGGGATCAATCTTTGTATTTAAGTCCCTTAGGCAATTCTGATGCGTACACCTAGTTGAGAATAACACACTCCACTGTGGAGGCTCTGAGGGGAGATAAAACTGCTCTGTATGGCCATCAGTAGGCATGGACGGTGCTCAGAGGACCGGATGCTTGAGCGTTCCTGCTCCCAGCATGCGAACAGAAGCTATCTCTCCTGTGTTGTTATTCCAGCGGGGCTCATAGTCCAGAGGACAAAGACCCAAGCTTCTCCTCCTGCTGCTAGCCCCGTGAGCCCTCAAGAAACAATAAAGGCTGACACAACACTAAGAAACAGTCAAGGGCAGCTCTGGTGTGAGAGCTCTGTGCTCTCACCGGAGCTCATGGGAAGGGGCTGCAGGGGGTGTTCAAGTGCCCCCTTGGAACGGCAGGTTATCCATTCCTGAAACTCTGCTGCTCAGCACGCCATGGCAGCACAGAAAAAATTGCTCATGCACTTGCTCAGAATAAGGAATCTTGAAAGAAGAGACCAACTTCCTCCTTTCAGAGGTTGGCAAGTATAAACCATTTTATGACaaagaaaccaaaccaaaaaaaaaagactgtgaaaGATCCCCAGGAAGATTACGTTTTAGAAGTGCCACTTTCTATCTTTTCTTGGGACAGGTCAGCAGCTGTCTACCTCCGGCCCCCTCATATTCACGCTAAGAAACCAACAGGGGAACTCAAAGTGCCAGTGGACAGCACAACAACAGGGAGGCTACAGTGTGACCTCAGTTAGACCCtaagaaaaagagattcagaatCACACCTCTGCAACAATGGTCCTAGGGCTTTTCTGCAGACAGTTCTTCATGAAGCTATTTTAAAGCAGTCTGAAAGTGGAGCATTCAAAAGTGTTGACTGAAGTGGCGTGTAGTGATAAGTGTTGTGATAAGGGACCCGGGTTGTCTGCAGAGGCCTGGGGTGCATCTCCGGAGCCCATTTTCTCACCTCCCTAGCAGGCTGGGGGCTGATGCCAGGCTTCACTCACCGACTACAACCTAAATGAAGCCAAAGAGCCAAGAGACACTGTACAAAAAATTCTGTCTCTGGATAGAAATGGGACAGTAAAGCAAAAactaatatatatacattttttataaggTACTTTTGGCTAAAAACCAAGCGTAAAAGACTACTCCAGGTGTTCGCAAGACATCCTAGATGTCACAAGCTCAACTTCAGCTAGAAGACTACAATATAGCTACAAGAAAACCCTGTGTGTCCACCAAGGAGAGATGGCAACACAATGGTGATGGGGATCTGTGTTCTGGGTCTGTGTGGGGAGGGGGAATGGGGCAAGGATGGCACAGGCCTGACCATGGCCCTGAAGAAGGGAGCTCATCAACACAGGTGCACCTGGAGTACTTAGGTGGGGGAGAGTCAGAAATAAGGAGCCTTATCTCTTTCAGAAAAACTCAAATCTTAGATCTTCCTTTTATGCtgagcaaaaatggaaaaaaaaaaacaaaaaacaaaaaaaatcaactgcaACCTGGTTCACCAGGAGGACAGCTTCTCAGGCAACAGGGGCTACAAGTGGCCAACCAGACAGGAAGAGTCATCTCACccagggggtaggggtgggatggggtagaGGGGGGACTGTACATCCCTAATGGCTTCAACAGAATTTGGGCCCTTGCTCTGAGCAGCAGGCATGCTCCATACTTTCCTGAGAAGTCCCGGGGCAGCCTTGGGAGGAGGGACTTCTGTTTGGCAGCTCTATTCCTAGCTCTGGAAAAGGGCAGTGCACGTGAGACAGCCTGGTTCACAGGCAAGGTTAGCCAGTCCCATCCACACTGCACTGCGTGTGGGCCAACCTCCTGTTCTTAGAGCTGTGCCTTCTCCTTCACTGCAAGACATTTCTTCGGTGGAAATCGCTGACAGCCAACTATACTGCCCTACCATTCCTCATAGTGGAGGTCGGACTGGCATGCCCGTCCCCTGAGGAAGGTGAGTGCTGATTGCGCAGGGCTTTTAAAGACATCTCTGGTCTTTCGAAATTCCTTCACAAGGCCCTCCAGTGGGTAGAAGGATCAGGGGTTGAGAAAGACAAACTCAGAGAAGTGACTTGCTCCTAAAATAGTCCATTAATGCGTTTTTCTCGCCTTCTAGGTCAGTTTTTTAATTCGTCGATTATGCTTGTCAACAGTTAAGGCTGCCCGGTCCACAGAAGAAGTGATGCCATCCAGAGCCTCATCCTGCCTCTCCAGCTCTGTCTCCGTGTCCAAGGCAAGGCTCTTCAGTGTCCTCAGGATCTGGTAGAGATCAAAATTGACAGCACaggttgctttttttaaaaaatgctcaaaaacagttaatgatattttttcctactatttttataataagaaattttatttgataatttaaGTGAGCTTTTTTTcagggtggagtgtggtggtggtgggagctACTAGGGACGATGGATGACACCTCCATCCACAGGCAGAGTCCTCAGGATGGGGTGAGGAAGGCCTGCACCTGACACAAATGCCAGGGCTTGGATCTCCCTCCACTACTTAATTAATTATCTGGCTGCCTGACCTTGAGCAAGGTGCTGAAGTTTCAATTTCCTTACCTGAGATGAGATATTTGCTCTGTGGCCTAATCCTGGCCACTCCCATTTGGGGGAAACAAGTATTATAGGCAGGAGGCTTGCTCCTGCAGTCCCAGGAAAGGCACCTGTCCCTCCATCCACCCATCACTGGCAAACCGGCTGGCTGTACCCAGTGGTACAGGTGCTTCCAACTGAGGATTTGCTCCGTGACTAGTGCCTAGACCCCATCTGGGAATTCAACACATGAAAGGGGGTCTCTGGATGCAGTGTCCTGAGGCAGCACAGCCCAGAAGGTGGGACAAGGAACCTAGGGCCTTGTTTCTTGGGTCTGAGTTCAGCTCTCACTCACTAACTTTTTCATGCCCTTTCTGCAATCTGGTGTCTAGCTGCGGGCTGAAGCCATACAAAATAAGGttcaaaaagaagagcaaagccCTTTTCGTGTCttttgtcttgatttcttttcttgtctatatacttgaaatattttacacacaaatacaaaaagcaaaacaaatgaaagaacaagTAATCCGAAGAGATGAAGTAGTTCACACAACACAAACTTCTCCCAGCTGCAGGATCCCATGACCTCCCAAGACAGCTGGGAGACTGCACCCGGAAAAGGTGACTCTGGGGCTCCAAGCCATGCCACACCCAGAAGCCTGCTCCTGACAAACTGGGTGGAGAGTGGAGAAAGCACCAGAAAGGCATCCGAGGACTAGTGAGGTAGCAGATACATGAAAAGGACTACAGAGACGTTGGCTGGGCATGGAAATGCCACCTAACCAGAAACTTCTCATCACaccagaatgctgtgggagaggaTGGCATCctgtggggggtgaggggggccACTTTAGGGAGGCCCGACTAAGGAAACCAATCAGTCTCCATTGCAGTTCTTCACTTGCATCCCCCCATTTCCATGACTCATATCatacttcatatattttcataaacTAATAAGAGCAAACATTTTTTATGACTCTGTTGAGACTAATCACATTGTTAAATGTTACTTTCACTGTGTACTTAAAGAGCCCaggtttaaaaatttaatatattcagGCTAGTAACAAAGAgggtacattttaaaagaaatcttaataACCAACCACATGCAAAAAGTATTAATATTCTCTTCAGAGACTGTTACAGATCAATGGTTAGTTAGGTCAAGACACAGGCACTGTGGAATCTGAATCCAGAAGGAGCTCTCAGCGCCACACTTACAAACTCCGAATGGATGAGAATATCTGGACACATTCACATACTGTGTTACAGTGGAAATAACAGTGGCTGTGAGCAGACTGCAATTATTTTGGAGGGACCCCACATTTACTCGAGTAATAACATTATACTCTATACTGCAAAGCAAACCCCACCTGGCTCTGTAAGGAAGCTCTGTGTCTTAGAGCTAAGTTTCCCATGACAATCTTGAGCAGTGCTATCACCTAGAAAAGGCAGTCCCTCAAGCAAGAGTTGAGTGTATACCACTAGTGTCTCAGAAGGTATGACAGTGACCCTGTGATTAAAGGAAAATAGTCTGAATCTAAAATGAGAAAGAACGCCTCACTCACAGTCCCAGCCCCACCACCTACTGAAGGGGAACCTCTGGCAATGCACCCTTTATGTCTGAGCTGCTTCATCTggttaaaataaagaaacaaaacaaaggcaGAGAGATGGTTGGAGTGAAGGGGTGGGACGATAATAAGATCTGCCTCTTTCAAAGTGATGGTGAGGCTCAAATGAGATCACAAATGTGAACAAGCTGTAAAAACTATAAAGTGCCATGTAAGGGTCACTGCAGCCAAGTCTCAGAATGTTTAAACTGAAGGAGCCTCGGTCACCGAGCCCGCTCCCCATCCTGTGTGCAGACAGGGACATGGAAGGGGAAGTCACTGTAGGTTAGAGGGCAGATAGGTGACACAGGTAGGACGTGACCAACCCTGTATCTTTCTTTCTATACACAGCACCATAGCTATTATCTTTGTCATCAGGCATAAGAATAAAGTCTTGATTCCGGTTAGCAGTCTCAGACAACAACCTTTTCGCACCCTCTGGGAACTGGTGGAAACTCCATCAGTTGAGTCACTTCGAAAACTGGACAGAGCCCTGGAAAATATACTGTGGGGATCAATCCGGCTCTGGAAGGGGGGATGGACTGGATGACCTAATACAGTAGGTCTTTTCCATCTCTCACTTCTATGATCTCATATGGCTAATGCCcaaaaggcattaaaaaaaaaaaaagaaaaaaaaaattaaccaagcTCACCACCATGCTAAGCAGGTTCTCTCAGACCATTTTCCCTGTCAACCATTCCCTTCTCCTTTACCtccatttttattgaaataacaGGGTAATTCACCTGGAATTTGTATAAGATGTTTCCTCGAAGAGCTGCTCTGCCATGAAAGCGGCACTTCACCAAAGCTGACTGTGTTCAATTATCAGGCCATACATACCACACAGACCACTTCACAGCTCTCCTCCAGGGTCTATTTCCCCATTAACCACTTTAAAATGTGACCTAAGATTATCTGAGTTGAAATGTCTTTCAGGACCTCAAAGCTCTGGGCTCCTGACCGGGACCTGAGGCTTTCAGCAAGGTTAACCATGCTGGGCAGCAGAAGCTCCTCCACAGTGCTAGCATGGAGAGCAGGGCCATGCATGAAACGTGTTCTCCCAATGCCCATTTGTTCTCTttagaataaataattaatttgttttgtttctgttctgATAATAATCATGCAtgtagaaaattaagaaaaaagagagaagttaaaagaaaaaatagggttGCTATAAGCCCAGACATAAGCACTGCTAATAATATTGTGGAATAGTTTCATCTAGCTTTTTCCCCCTATTCCTATATCCCAAGaactctcattaaaaaaaaaaacaaattttgggattaaaaatatgtatatacattagGCAGAacaaggtggctcagtggcagagttcttgcctgccctgccagagacctgggtttgattcccagtgcctgtccatgccaaatatatgtgtgtgtgtgtgtgtgtgtgtgtgtgtgtgtatacacacacagttttgttttctgcttttttcatcCTCTAGTTTTCCTAAATAAAAGCTAAGAGTTTTGGGACCCATGTAACATGTCAATACTGTTCTACGAATTTTGCACATTTTATCTCTGCTAACCCTCAAAATAACTCTTTTACCTACAAGACCAAGAAATGCCATGCAACTTGGCCTAGGTCCCAAGCCCTGGGGGTCCAGCTCAGTCCAGCCTGGGAGAGCTCATGGCAGGGGCAATGCTCCCAGGTGCCCACTTCCTTATGGCTGAGGCCAGGATGCAGTAGACTAATAGGCATATTGCTGGGACACTTATAGCAACTGCATGGTTCCTTTAAGACAGTAGCACCAGGGCCCTCTCCAGAGACGGGATAAGCCCTCCACACATCCAAGGAAGACAGGGGCCAGGACCTGGGCTGCTCTGATAGACCT
This region of Tamandua tetradactyla isolate mTamTet1 chromosome 20, mTamTet1.pri, whole genome shotgun sequence genomic DNA includes:
- the SNAP47 gene encoding synaptosomal-associated protein 47 isoform X3, translating into MWLTASGLMDRVLHQESSSGSEEGRQAQVQMNAQLISEEDTQELRQILRTLKSLALDTETELERQDEALDGITSSVDRAALTVDKHNRRIKKLT